Proteins found in one Herbiconiux sp. A18JL235 genomic segment:
- the yidC gene encoding membrane protein insertase YidC — translation MPFIDTILWPIKWVVELILVAWHWVWTAIGLDPAAGLTWVLSIVGLVIVVRAALIPIFVRQIKSQRKMLEVAPQLKKIQDKYKGKKDQFSREAMSRETMELYRKTGTNPLASCLPLLLQMPIFFSLFSVLNNAQKGQAGVGPLDAGLGKQFGDATLFGVAPLHDTFIGAWNAGGPWQVMLIAGLMVVLMTASQFYTQLQIMAKNQSPEAKESPMYRQQRILLYILPLVFVFSGVAFPLGVMFYWLTSNFWTMGQQFLVIRNMPTPGSEAAKAREERLARRGKLEPKKGAAGEIETAPEPPKPTQRQQPVSKNRAKKQGGKK, via the coding sequence GGCGATCGGGCTCGACCCGGCAGCCGGTCTCACCTGGGTGCTCTCGATCGTCGGTCTGGTGATCGTCGTCCGTGCGGCCCTCATCCCCATCTTCGTGCGCCAGATCAAGAGCCAGCGCAAGATGCTCGAGGTCGCGCCCCAGCTGAAGAAGATCCAGGACAAGTACAAGGGCAAGAAGGACCAGTTCTCGCGTGAGGCGATGTCGCGCGAGACGATGGAGCTCTACCGCAAGACGGGCACCAACCCGCTCGCTTCGTGTCTGCCGCTGTTGCTGCAGATGCCGATCTTCTTCAGTCTCTTCTCGGTGCTCAACAACGCGCAGAAGGGCCAGGCCGGTGTCGGCCCGCTCGACGCCGGGCTCGGCAAGCAGTTCGGTGACGCGACGCTGTTCGGGGTCGCTCCGCTCCACGACACCTTCATCGGCGCCTGGAACGCCGGCGGACCGTGGCAGGTCATGCTCATCGCGGGTCTCATGGTGGTGCTGATGACGGCGTCGCAGTTCTACACGCAGCTGCAGATCATGGCCAAGAACCAGTCTCCTGAGGCCAAGGAGAGCCCGATGTACCGGCAGCAGCGCATCCTGCTGTACATCCTTCCGCTCGTGTTCGTGTTCTCGGGTGTGGCCTTCCCGCTCGGTGTCATGTTCTACTGGCTGACCTCGAACTTCTGGACCATGGGCCAGCAGTTCCTGGTGATCCGCAACATGCCCACCCCCGGCAGCGAGGCGGCAAAGGCTCGTGAAGAGCGACTGGCTCGACGCGGGAAGCTGGAGCCGAAGAAGGGCGCTGCCGGCGAGATCGAGACGGCACCCGAACCCCCGAAGCCCACCCAACGACAGCAGCCGGTGAGTAAGAACCGTGCAAAGAAGCAAGGCGGCAAGAAATGA
- a CDS encoding protein jag — MSDVTETTIDPEATPAAAGETTETVDEGDVAADYIEELLDICDLDGDIDISVADGRAYISVNASGDSNLRLLSRPDTVSALQELTRLAVQTKTGDFSRLILDVGGSREQRQRELEKLVTSAIAEIEAGASAAALEPMSSYERKLVHDIVADRGFTSESEGEGRDRHTVIRRA, encoded by the coding sequence ATGAGCGACGTGACCGAGACCACCATCGACCCCGAGGCCACTCCGGCTGCCGCGGGTGAGACGACCGAGACCGTCGACGAGGGCGATGTCGCAGCCGACTACATCGAGGAGCTGCTCGACATCTGCGACCTCGACGGCGACATCGACATCTCGGTGGCCGACGGCCGTGCCTACATCTCGGTGAACGCCTCGGGCGACAGCAACCTGCGACTCCTGTCGCGACCCGACACCGTCTCGGCGCTGCAGGAGCTCACCCGCCTCGCCGTGCAGACGAAGACCGGCGACTTCTCCCGCCTCATCCTCGACGTGGGCGGAAGTCGCGAGCAGCGACAGCGTGAACTCGAAAAGCTCGTGACCTCGGCCATTGCCGAGATCGAGGCGGGTGCGTCGGCCGCGGCTCTCGAGCCGATGTCGTCGTACGAGCGCAAGCTCGTTCACGACATCGTCGCCGACCGCGGGTTCACCTCCGAGTCGGAGGGCGAGGGTCGCGACCGCCACACGGTGATCCGGCGCGCCTGA